The genomic region GAGAGAGGGTATGATCATTTTCTCTCTTGATTTTTCATatactctcatcacaaaaccctaaaaattattaggaattagggttctctttctagcaagaaaaaggcatttctcggagcattttgggtgcaacgattaggagaatatcgatctcgatatttgttcttaggccaaattgctaggaccggaggttaattctaatctctattcttttgtttatgcatttcgtttatgactcctaatttcatatttcataattcgttataatccgaattttcttgatgataTATACCGATATTTCTAACAGTAGGAAGGAAAGGGAAGGGAGGGGGATAGAGGAAAAGGAAAGGGAGGGaagagaaggggagggggaatagAATATGGGTGATTGGATACAATTCCcctccaaacaagggattttgtaTCCCTCTCTCCTCccccccttcctttccctccatACCCCCCATCCAAACAACACCTTAGACTCGTAATGTTTTAGATGTTTAAAACAGCAGTTCACCATCATTTTAAACTATGGAGTGAATAGCTTTCTAGCCAGTAACATATATAATGATCCACATTTGACTCAAATAGTAAATAATCTTATGTCAGTCTAAAATGGCTGTGCTAAACAAGAGCAATATTAAGACCTCCTTTTCTTCGTTTCAAATAGGTCATAATGTATATTTGAACAACAAACTCTGTCACACTAACCCTccatagaaaaaaaaaatgattatggTGCAGTCAGACTTTCCGGACATATACAAGATGTATAGTATTAAGGTAAAAAGAAAACAACCTCCCAACTGAAGAATGCAACAGTAGCCTTATGCTCCCGAGTCCCGAGAGTGATGCTTAGTATCTTTCTCGGTCACTTTAGCAAGCTTCGCTAAGTTACTCAAGAAGGTTTTTGTATCATGAAGATTGAGAAGATCACCATGAATAATTTTAAACTCCTTGTATCTGGGTTACGATAAGGAAATCGTAAACAACATCAAACGAACAATATACAAGTTGAGATGAGCTACTCCAGCTGTCATAAACAGAACATATACTAAGGATTTTAGAGGCTCACAAGTTCTCACAATCTTCAAGTGCTCCATCATCACCAAGCTTAGGAGAGCTACAACGTTGACCAAGTTCATTTTGAGCGCTAGCATACCATTCCGGAATACTGAGATCTGGATCTTTGCAGGAAATTCTCTGAAGTTGATATCCAAGAACAATTGCATCTTGCAATCTTCTTGCACCACTTAACTATGTTGAAGAGACCACCACACACAACATAAGAATGGGAATGAAGAGAGAAAACGTCACATAATTTCCAGGAATGTTAATGAGGAATACAAGGGAAAGGGTGATCCATATGGTAAAGTCTAGAAGTTTTACAGATTATTTATGGGTGGCATATACATCCTATATTCCTAAAATAATAGCTTCATATTCTCCACTCTCACCTTATCTGAGACATTGTGTTTCCCAACTGCAGCATCTTGCAAAATGCTTGCAGCAACCTGCAATTCACAAATAGTATTCCCTCTGTCAGAAACACTAATGACTATAAACCTTCAATACAACAACTATATtgccccagtgcctcaatggctcccgcaaattgcggggtaaggggggtcggatgtacgcagtcttatccttgtgttagcaacacaaagaggctgtttccgaatgactaTAAACCTTCAATATTCTCAATTATTCCCTCTGTCAAAAACACTCTCAAATGAATACTCTACATGATTTCATTTGTCAAAAAGGGGGTGCCATTTCAATTAAATCCACCTAATGACTATCCAACTAACCGTTATACTTATTTGGCAAGTCAGAAGCGAATTTACTATTTAGGCAATTATTCAACTATGTTAAGAAACTACTCATAGTCCTCTACAAGGAAATATCACTCGGAAACATTACAGATAGGTAAATACATTAATGACACGAAAGAGAACATGACATCAATAGAAACCAAATCAGCTCTATATTGCAATTAAGAAAAGCATGCCAACTAGGTTTTATACTGCTGATGCTAGCCAATTATGCTTTAAACCACTAAGAGATCTGCCAAAAGCAACTCCATAGAAAAGCACGGCAGGGAAATCAGGTAAATCACTCCATCCCACACAGGTTTACTCTTGAACGAGACAATCCTCGAGGGTAGcagataataaaataaaaaatagatAAACTGACAGATTCATGAAAACACTTTTCTGCAGCTAGGCAAGCTGCAAATGAGTGAGACAGGTTTCTAACTAAACAGGTTATTGAGGCACTTTATCGATCAATTATCGGCTTAGTATACCCTCATAAATGAGatataatacaacaacaacattagaaccttaatcccaaaatgatttgggataTAAATgagtaaatttaaaaaaaaaaatcaaattccaTTAGCTCATTTTTACAGAAGAATTTAATTGCTATACCGCATTTCCGAATTGAATGAGGTATGGGTTTTCTCATGTTCTACGCAGGTGTTAAGGTAATCAGACAGCAGGCAAGGGCATTTAAATAAGGTCGTTGGGTAGGTGTTCAATGTATGGCCAGAAAATTCCCATATGTATCTTTTTATGAAGAAATTTCTTGAATAAGAAGAATTAAGAACGGGAAGGAAGACAGGTAGTTTCAGTTGCCACTCATCGCTCACCACAACAGCAATCACCAAATTTTAACATCACAAACAAGCTGTAAACTTACCTCCCCACCATTTAAACCACCAGTGTAACAAGGTTTCAAACTCATAGCACGATCAATGTACGGCTTCCAGTTCCCAGTTAGTAAATCTCTCCTTATCATTTCAACACCACACTGATAGTACTGGATTGTACAACAGAAATTGACATAATTTAGTTAATAAACGCCAAAAAAAAACAGTAATGCTTCAGAATCAGAACATATTatttacttcctccattcaactccactctaccactttactttatcacgtttgccaacgcgtgttttacgcggtaaatattattagctacgtatttgcaaaaattataaaagttagatatttttaatgtattcgtaaagacgaatcaaacaagatcccacatgaatatattttcacttatatattaAGAGAAAATTGGAATTAAATGTTtatttgtgaatagtgtagaaaTTTGAAAGTGGTAGAGTTGAGTTGAATGAAGGAAGTAGTTAATaaacccatgagtgaagagagatttactGGCATTGAGACCAGGGTGGAGCAGATAGCAGGAAGGATTAATGACTTGGTAAATGTTGTTAACACTCTTGCAGAAGGGATTCCTAACCATGATCCAAGGAGGCCACCCCACGAGGCGAGGCGGGGGTAGAGGCTTTGTTGGAGCGGGGAAGAGGAAAACAATACCACCAGGAACAAGAGGAAGATATCTCGATCATCGATGAATCTATGGCGgagggcatctacatggaaagagataaagatataaaggtagaaatccctgatttccatggtagtttaaaccacGAAGATTTATTAGATCGGATTagaactgttgagagagtctttgaatttaaaggATATCTTGACagaaagctttcaaagtttctatccttaaattcaaaggttatgcctcactttggtatgaaaccctGAAAAACCAGATAATGAGagaaggcaaggaacccattaaatcttggctaaaacttaaaaagaagctgaaggataagtttatagctaaagattacacacagGACATGTTTATTAAGTTAACCACCAAGcaagaccaacaatctgttgagtcttatcttaggagctttgaacaacttaccctaCAATGTGAGATCACCGAAAAGCCCGAATGaagattgctaggtttgttgagggcttAGATCCTAAAATTGCTTTaagggttagaatgcaacaagtttggtcctttgatgaggcagtcaacctggcattgaggattgaaaagatgggaaaagccaaggtcactgcttccaaaccccttaccagacccactttcaaacctttttctggaGTTAGGATTGGAGAAATCCCAAAACTTacaacccaaccaacaccagacaagggAAAGAGTCATGTGAGCCCTAAAACCAACCCACCTGTGACTGATGGAAAAATTAaatgcttccagtgccaagggtatggccattttaggaaggactgtccttctaagagaaccttgACAGCAATGGAAGTAGAACAGTGGGAGATGGAAGGTTTGGTTCAGTATGAGGAAGTCGAGACCCTGATAATGGAGGAAAATGAGACTGAAGAAGAACTAGAACAGGAGCAAGTTGTGGTCCATCCTGACACAGGTCACAGCTTAGTCTTATGGAGGGTcatgcattcccaacactcacctTTGGAAGCTGATCAAAGTTCCCTGATATTCAGAACGGATGCACGATCCGAGGGGGGGTTTGTAAACTGATCATAGATGGGGGAAGTTGTACGaatgtggcatcaaatgccatggttaACAAGCTCAACCtgacaactcaagagcacccaaacccttacaagttgagatggttgaacaagggagcagaagtaagggtggacaaacaatgcttggttccattttctattgggaaggtgtataaagatgaagtcttgtgtgatattgtcccaatggatgcctgccacctactcTTGGGGAGGCCATGGAagtatgacaggaataccactcaccatgggaaggataacatctatagtttcaggaatgaaggcaagaaggtcaccctgaccccaTTACCACCTAACCAGAGGAACTATGGAAGTCCAAGTATGCCAGAGGAGGGCATGGTGTGCTATTCCTTTCTGaggcagccatgatcaaagaaatgaagCAAGAACAGCCTATCTCGGTGTTACTATCTAAAGAAGTAAGCAAGGAAGGGAGCCCTGAGATGCCTGCTGAAGTTAGGCCATTAATTCAAAGGTATAAGGAGGTGTTTCCAAGAGAGCtgcctagtgggttgccaccattgAGAGGCATTGAGCACCACATAGACCTTGTTCTAGGCTCAGTGCTTCCTAACAGGCCagcttatagaagtgatccagctgctaccaaagaattacaaagccaaattgaggaacttatgagcaaaggatttgtcagggaatctctctgtccttgtgcagtccctgctctacttgttccaaagaaagatgggacatggaggatgtgtactgacagcagggccattaacaacattactgtcaagtacaggttcccaatcccaaggttggatgacatgttagatgagctcagtggtgccatgattttttctaagattgatctcaGGCAGGGGTACCACCAAGTCGGGATAagagaaggagatgagtggaaaactgccttcaaaactaaacatggactgtatgaatggcttgtgatgccatttggtctttctaatgcaccaagcacctttatgagactgATGACTGAGGTGATGAGGCCATGTCTA from Silene latifolia isolate original U9 population chromosome 3, ASM4854445v1, whole genome shotgun sequence harbors:
- the LOC141646172 gene encoding L-arabinokinase-like, producing MIRRDLLTGNWKPYIDRAMSLKPCYTGGLNGGEVAASILQDAAVGKHNVSDKLSGARRLQDAIVLGYQLQRISCKDPDLSIPEWYASAQNELGQRCSSPKLGDDGALEDCENLYKEFKIIHGDLLNLHDTKTFLSNLAKLAKVTEKDTKHHSRDSGA